Proteins co-encoded in one Lactobacillus sp. ESL0700 genomic window:
- a CDS encoding AtpZ/AtpI family protein codes for MQNYDRKHMMIPKTTKVAIKLWFFNVIDIGIVFLCTFIGLRLSGLYSTLPLIKITMGILGFAMGLFFIIRTKSAPGMRNWRVLIFLLLQDRSKYFPISIVSQEVVDEKSKGNKVDQELFSIKNKNKKLEDQIKNTLALGGPINCTEDGILTYQNGTAARYLQLDSTDLFNLPDSGLVIWQDSLTNVSRTYVEDCAYFVITSRINMSSNQRYWRHLRQKCGTSVQDRQRIRDISEKIEQASMIERRTDLYSSRKYYVQLYADSVKEVRQKTGYYKMGAGILAPKELNREETIAVEFAKNNPINN; via the coding sequence ATGCAGAATTATGATCGTAAACATATGATGATTCCTAAAACTACCAAAGTTGCTATTAAACTTTGGTTTTTTAATGTAATTGATATTGGGATTGTCTTTTTGTGTACTTTCATTGGATTACGGTTGAGTGGACTTTATTCAACTTTGCCATTGATAAAAATCACAATGGGTATTTTAGGGTTTGCGATGGGATTGTTTTTTATCATTAGAACCAAGTCGGCACCAGGTATGCGTAATTGGCGTGTATTAATATTTTTATTATTGCAGGATAGAAGTAAGTATTTTCCAATTTCAATTGTCAGCCAAGAAGTTGTAGATGAAAAAAGTAAAGGTAATAAGGTGGATCAAGAATTGTTTAGCATTAAAAATAAAAATAAAAAGCTAGAAGATCAAATTAAAAACACCTTGGCGCTGGGTGGGCCAATTAATTGTACCGAAGATGGAATTTTAACTTATCAAAACGGGACAGCTGCTCGTTATTTACAGTTGGATTCAACGGATCTTTTTAATTTGCCAGATTCAGGTTTAGTTATTTGGCAGGATAGTTTAACGAATGTTAGTCGAACTTACGTTGAAGATTGTGCCTATTTTGTAATTACTTCCAGAATTAATATGAGTAGCAATCAGCGATACTGGCGACATTTGCGCCAAAAATGTGGTACTTCCGTACAAGATAGGCAAAGGATTAGAGATATTTCAGAAAAAATTGAACAAGCTAGTATGATTGAGCGGCGAACAGATCTGTATAGTTCAAGAAAGTATTATGTACAACTTTATGCAGACAGTGTTAAAGAAGTTAGACAAAAGACCGGGTATTACAAGATGGGGGCAGGTATTTTAGCTCCAAAAGAATTAAATCGTGAGGAAACGATTGCGGTTGAATTTGCAAAAAATAATCCAATCAATAATTAG